The Qipengyuania aurantiaca genome contains the following window.
CGAGCGCGGCATCGATATTGTCGATGCTCTTGCGATAAGCCGCCAGCGTCGCGTCTTCGGCGGGGGTCTGTTGCACCTCTTGCGTCATCGCTTGCCAGATTAGCGCCAATCCGCCTCTTGCCAAGAAAGTTTAGGCAGGACATGGCCAAGCTGACATGACAGCCGACGTCGTTCCCCTCCCGCGCAAGGGCCCGGAGCCCTCGATCGAACCCATGCTGGCGCTTACCGCGCAGGGCATGAACGCGGTCAACCAGGTCATTCTCGACCGGATGCAGAGCGAAGTGCCGCTCATCCCTGCGCTCGCCGGACATTTGATTTCGGGCGGCGGCAAGCGCCTACGCCCGATGCTCACGCTCGCAGGGGCAGAGCTGGTCGGCTACAGCGGCACGCGCCATCACAAGCTCGCCGCGGCGGTCGAATTCATTCACACCGCGACGCTGCTGCACGACGATGTCGTCGACGGCAGCGACTTGAGGCGCGGCAAGGCGGCGGCCAACATCATCTTCGGCAATCCCGCCACCGTGCTGGTGGGCGATTTCCTCTTCAGCCGCAGCTTCGAACTGATGACCGAGGACGGCAGTCTCAAGGTCCTCAAGATTCTCTCGGGCGCCAGCGCGATCATCGCCGAGGGCGAGGTCGACCAGCTGACCGCCCAGCGCAAGATCGACACCAGCGAAGAACGCTATCTCGGCATCATCCGCGCCAAGACCGCCGCGCTGTTCGCCGCGGCCAGCCGCATCGCGGCCGTGGTCGCGGAATGCAGCGAAGAAGAAGAACAGGCGCTGGACGAATACGGCCGCAACCTGGGCGTCGCCTTCCAGCTGGTCGACGACGCGCTCGATTACGATTCCAACGCGGCCGAAATGGGCAAGGACCGCGGCGACGATTTCCGCGAGGGCAAGATGACCCTGCCGGTCATCCTCGCCTACGCCCGCGGCAGCGAGGAAGAACGCGAATTCTGGAAGGCCGCCATCGCCGGTTTCCGCACCACGGACGCCGATCTCGACGAGGCAATCCGCCTGATCGAAGCGCATAACGCCGTCGCCGACACCAAGGCTCGCGCCCGCCACTTCGCCCAGCGCGCGATCGACGCGCTGTCGATCTTCCCCGACGGCAAGGCCCGCCGCGCCATGACGCAGGCGGCCCTTTTCGCCGTATCGCGCGGCTATTGATCGGCACTTCAAAGCTCCGTTCGCCCTGAGCTTGTCGAAGGGCAGTCCTTCCTTTTAAGGCCTGGCGAGAAAGGAAGAGCAATGCTTCGACAAGCTCTGCACGAACGGTCGGCCGGCGGTGGCTGACGACCTCCCCATCCACGCTGTCCTGCCCGACCTGCTCGCCGCACTGCGGGAGAGTAGCGGCGCCGTGCTGGTCGCGCCGCCGGGGGCGGGCAAGACGACGGCGGTGGCCCCAGCGCTGCTCGATCAGGAATGGTGCAGCGGCACGGTGATCCTCACCTCGCCCCGCCGTGTGGCCGCGCGCGCTGCGGCGGAGCGGATGGCGCAGATGCTGGGCGAGAAGCCGGGCGAAACCGTGGGCTACCTGACCCGCCTGGACAGCAAGCGTTCGAGCAAAACTCGCGTGCTGGTAGTAACCGAGGCGATCTTCGTGAACCGCATCCTCGACGATCCAGAGCTTGAAGGCGTGTCGGCGGTGCTGTTCGACGAGGCGCATGAACGCCATCTCGACAGCGACCTCGGCCTCGCGCTGGCGTTGGAAACTCAAGGCGTGCTGCGCGAGGAATTGCGCGTGCTGGTCATGTCGGCGACGATCGACGGGGCGCGCTTCGCCGCGCTCATGGGCGGCGATACACCGGTGATCGAGAGCGAGGGGCGGGCCTATCCGCTGGAGATCCGCTGGCTCGGCTCCTCCCCGCAGGCGCGGGTCGAGGACGCCATGACTTCGGCCATCGCGACCGCGTGGAAGGAACAGGAGGGCGATATTCTCGCTTTCCTGCCCGGTGTGGGCGAGATCGAGCGCACGCGCGAACGGCTGGCGGAGCGTCTGCCGAGCGCGCTGGTGTTGCCACTCCATGGGCAAGTCCAACCGGCCGAACAGCGCGCCGCGATCCGCCGCGATCCCAAAGGGCGACGGCGGATCGTGCTGGCCACCGCGATCGCCGAAACCTCGCTGACGCTGGAGGGCGTGTCGGTCGTGGTCGACGCAGGGCTCTCGCGAAGGGCGGAGTTCGACCGGGCGGCAGGGACGACGCATCTCGTCACCCATCGCGCGAGCCAAGCGGCGGCGGCGCAGCGCGCGGGACGTGCGGCGCGGCAGGGGCCGGGCGTGGCCTATCGCCTGTGGGAAGAGGGCGGACACGCCGGAAGGCCGCAATTCGATCCGCCCGAGATGGAAACCGCCGATCTGGCGCCGCTGGTGCTCGACCTCGCGAAATGGGGGACGAGCGATCCCGCAAGCCTGCAATGGCTCGACCCGCCGCCCGTGGCCTCCGTGGCGGCAGCGCGTGCGACGCTGGTCGGGCTGGGCGCGCTCGATGCGGAAGGGCGGATCACCGAACGCGGAAAGCAACTCGCCAGCCTCCCGCTCGACCCGGCTTCGGCGGCGATGCTGCTGTTCGGGGCGGAGCACGGCAGCGCCGCGAAAGCCGCGCGGCTGGCGCTCCTGCTGCAGGAACGTGGCCTTGGGGGGCGGGGCGAGGATCTGGAAGCGCGCCTGTTGCGCTGGAACGAGGACCGGGGCGCAAGGGCCGAGGCCAGCCGCAAGCTTGCGGGGCGCTGGGCGATGCTGGCGGAGAAGCTGGTGGCGTCGGGAAACCGCGACAACATCCCGGCAGCCATCCTCCTCGCAGCCGGTCGCCTAGAGTTCATCGCCAAGCGCCGCGACGCGTCGGGGGAAAGCTGGATCGCCTCGGGCGGGCGCGGGTTCATGCTCGATCCCGCATCGCCGTTGGCGCGGGCCGAGTTTCTCGTGATCGGCGACGCGCAGGGGCAGGCGAAGGGCGCGCGCATCACTTCGGCTATCGCGCTGGAGCAGGCCGATCTCGAACACTGGCTGGGCGAGCGGATCGAGAAACGCTCTGTCCTGCGCTGGAAACAGGACCGCGTGGAAGCGCGGCTGGAAAAGCGGCTGGGCGCAATCACGCTTGCGAGCGGTCCCGATCCCTCGCCCGACAGCGCGGCGCTTGTGGATATCCTTGTGGGCAAGGCTCTGGAAAATCCGGCAAAACTGATCCCGGCGGAGCTGCAGGCGCGCGCCGCCTTCATCGGGCTGGATGCGTTTTCGTCCGACAAGCTGGCCGAAACCGCCGATCTCTGGCTCGCCCCGCTTCTGGAGGGGCGGCGCGATCTCGACCTTCCCAAGGGCCGACTGGTCGACGCGCTGCTCGGCCTGCTCGACTGGAACGACCGGCAGCGGCTGGACAGCGAGGCGCCGCGCGAGTTTACTTCGCCTGCCGGGACCACGCACCGGATCGACTACACCGGCGACGACGCGCCCAGCGTGGAGGTCCGCGTGCAGGCGCTCTTCGGTCTGGAACGCCACCCGATGATCGGCGACACGCCGCTGTTCCTGAAACTCACCAGCCCGGCCGGACGCCCGATCCAGTCCACCCGCGACCTGCCCGGTTTCTGGCGCGGCAGTTGGGACGATGTGCGCAAGGACATGAAGGGTCGCTACCCCAAGCATCGCTGGCCCGAGGAACCATGGGCGGAAAAGCCCAGTTTGAAGACCAAGAACGCCTTTTCAAAATCCGGCGGCTGAATTACAGGGCCCTCATTATGGCAGCACGTATCTACCAGCGACCGCAGAGCGCGATGCAATCGGGCAAGGCCCGTACCGACGAGTGGGTGCTCGAATTCGAACAGTCCGAGGCTCGCCGGGCTGACCCGCTGATGGGCTGGACAGGCAGCGGCGATACGCAGGCGCAGGTGCAGCTCAAATTCCCGAGCAAGGACGAGGCGAAGGCCTATGCCGAGAAATACGGTATCGCCGCCCGCGTCCACGCCACGCCGCCGCACAGCCTGAAGCTGCAGGCCTACGCGGATAATTTCCGGTAATCACACCTGCGCAAATGCGGTGTTGAAATCTGGGCCAACCGCCGCCATATGGCGCGCCGGGAGTCGGGTGGACGTTTGCGTTCGCTCACCGGGTCAGGTCCGGAAGGAAGCAGCCCAGGTGAATTGCGGCGGGTCGCTCGGCTCCTTTTCCCTCAGCTCTGGTTGCTGACGCGCATGCGATCGCGCGCCTCGTTGCGCGACCCCGTCGCCGGGACGAGCCCGGCCACCTTGCCGAGACCGAACGCAGGCATATTGCCATAGACCGTTTCGTAGGCTCCCCCGTCGACCGCGTAAGTTTCGTGGTAGATGCCGACTGTGCCGTCGCTTCCGACATTCCGGTTGAACGCCGTCCAGGCCGGCCAGTGCTTCTCGTCGTGTGAGCGGGCATAGCGTTCGAGGCTCTCGAAATCCTTCCAGTATTGCAGCAACATCACCTGTCGCAGGCTGCAAAAGGCGAACTCCGTCCCGAGGAAACCGCTCTGGGGATTCGCCGAAAGTTCCTCCAGCATCGGACCCATCGAGCGAAAAACGGGCCACCATTTGCTGAACTTGTGGAAATGATTGATCCGCATGCCGATCAGGAAGACCACGAGCGGGCCGGAAAATTCGGCGGTCATCCGCCCTTTGACTATCGACATGGGGCTCTCCTTGACGACATAGATTGCAAATTGAAACCTATTGGTCAAGCTTCGACAAATCGGGATCGAGCGCCTACCTGATAGGCTATGGGTGATTCACCGGAAAATACTGACGGCCTCCCGTGGGAGACTGACGTCGAGGACGACGCGCCGAGCGCTGCCGAACTGGAGGCGGCCGGGCAGAACTCGATGTTCGGCGACGCGCCGGAGCCCCAGGTCACGCCTGCGCCTTCACCCGAGCCGGCGCCAATGCCCGCGCCCACTCCTGTGGAATCGCCGGCTGCTGCAACTCCCGCGCAGGACAGCGCCGAACCCGCGCAGCCTTACCGCGTCCTTGCACGCAAATACCGTCCGCAAACTTTTGCCGAACTGATCGGGCAGGACGCCATGGTTCGTACGCTGGCCAACGCCATTGCGCGCGACCGGCTGGCGCATGCCTTCCTGATGACCGGCGTGCGCGGGGTGGGCAAGACCTCGACCGCGCGCCTCATCGCCAAGGCGCTGAACTGCATCGGCCCCGATGGCGAGGGCGGTCCGACGATCAGCCCCTGCGGCGTGTGCGAGCCCTGCACGGCGATTGCCGAGGGCCGCCATATCGACGTGATCGAGATGGACGCCGCATCGCACACCGGCGTCGACGATGTGCGCGAGATCATCGAGGCGGTGCGCTATGCCGCGGTCTCCGCGCGCTACAAGATCTACATCATCGACGAGGTCCACATGCTCTCGCGCAACGCCTTCAACGCGTTGCTCAAGACGCTGGAAGAACCGCCGGCGCATGTGAAATTCCTCTTCGCCACGACCGAGGTCGAAAAGCTTCCCGTCACCGTCCTCAGCCGCACGCAGCGCTTCGATTTGCGCCGTATTCCGGTCGAATTGCTCGAAGCGCATTTCGCCGAAATCTGCCGCAAGGAAGGGGTGGAGGCCGAGGAAGAGGCGCTCCATATCGTCGCCAACGCCGCCGAAGGTTCGGTGCGTGACGGGCTCTCCATCCTCGACCAGGCTATCGCCCATGCCGATATGGACACGGGCGGCAAGGTCACGGCGGAGCGCGTGCGCGACATGCTGGGCCTTGCCGATCGCGGGGCGCAGCGGCGCTTGTTCGCCCATATCCTCGATGGCGATGCCAAGGCCGCGCTGGCTGCGGTCGACGATCAGTATGCGCTCGGCGTTGAACCGCTCGCACTGATGCGCAGCCTGATGGACCTCACCCACCGCATCGCGTTGACGCAGGTTTCGGGCGGCGAGGCCGAAGCGACTACCGCCGAAGAGCGCGAGCAGCTGACCGAATGGGCTAAGCGGCTCGACGTCGGGCAGGTCCACCGCCTGTGGCAATTGCTGCTCAAGGGTCACGAGGAAGTCCGCCACGCGCCCGACCCGTTAGTCTCGGCGCGGATGGCGCTGCTCCGCGTGCTGCACGCCGCGGGAATGCCCGATCCGGGCAAGCTCGCAAAGCAGTTGGAAGAACTGGCCGCGCGCGGTCCCGCTCCGGCAGCGAGTGCGGGCGAGGGCGGCGCCGGCGCCCCGACAGCCACGCTCGACTGGGAAGAGCTGATCGAGAAGGTCTCCGCCGCTGGCAAGCTGCAGGCGGAGAGCATCATGCGCCTCCAGATCCGCCCGATCAGCGTGGAGATGGGCAAGCTCGTCTACACTCGCGATGCGAAGTATGGCGACGCGATCGAGCCGGTGCTTAAGGACGCGCTTTACGCCGTGACGGAAACCCGCTGGCAGTTGGAAACCGGCGATCCCGCGCTCGCCACGCCCTCGCTCGAAGAGCAGCGGCAGGCCAAGGCCGAGGCCGCCAAGGCTGCCATGAAAGAGCATCCGATGGTGAAAGCGGTTGAAGCCGCGTTCCCCGATGCCGAAATGATAGAAGACGGCGCCGATGTCCCCCCGATGCGGCGCGAGGTTCCCTGGAACCGCAGAGCATAAGGACGACCCAGATGAAATCGATGGAAGAAATGATCGCCGCCGCCCAGAAGGCTGCCGAGACGATCCAGACGCAGATGAACGAAGCGCAGGCCAAGCTCGACACGATTGAGGTCGAAGGCGCTGCCGGTGGCGGCCTCGTCAAAGTCCGCGCAACGGCCCGTGGCCGCATCATCGGCGTCGAGATCGACGAAAGTCTGATGAAGCCGGAAGAAAAGCAGATGGTCGAAGACCTCGTCGCGGCCGCCTTCAACGATGCGCGCGACAAGGCCGATCGCAAGTCGGCCGAGGAAATGCAGGCGATCCAGGGCGGCATGGGCCTGCCTCCGGGCATGAACATTCCGGGTCTGGGCTAAGCCTGTCCTACAAGCCGTGACGCCTGCTATCGAAGGGGCAATGGCGGGACATGACGACACAGGGAAAGGGCCGCGCGAGCAATCGCTGCGGCCCTTTTCGCGTCCTGCGCGTTTTCTTCGTCAGGACTGTGCTCCATGCGCCCCATCCTTCAGCTTGGCGGGGTTGAAGCTGAACGGCTGGCGCTGTGCACAGCTAAGCGGAGGCGCGGCGTTGCGAAGCGGGTAATCGCTACCCATATTCGGTTCCAACCCGACGGCCCCGAGGCGGGCCGCAACTGGACAGAATGCATATGACCGAGACCTTTCCCCTCCTTCCGCTGCGCGACATCGTCGTCTTCCCCGGCATGGTGGTCCCGCTCTTCGTGGGCCGCGACAAGTCGGTGGCGGCGCTGGAAGTCGCGATGGAAGGATCGAAGGACATCTTCCTCCTCTCGCAGCTCGATCCGGGGTGTGACGATCCGGAAGGCCGCGACCTCTACGACACCGGCGTCATCGCGCAGGTGCTGCAGCTGCTGAAGCTGCCCGATGGCACGGTGCGCGTGCTGGTCGAAGGGCAGGCGCGCGCCAAGCTGCATGAACTGCGTGCCGTCGGCGACTATGTCGCTGCCGACGTGACCGAGATCGAGGAACCGACCGCGTCGGGCACAGAGATTAGCGCGATGATGCGCCAGGTGGTCGAGCAGTTCGGCGAATACGCCAAGCTCAACAAGAAGATCGGCGAGGACGCCGCCGAGCAGCTCGCCGAGGTCGACGATGCGGGCGAGCTGGCCGACACCATTGCCGCCGCCATCCAGGCCAAGGTTTCCGACAAGCAGTCGCTGCTGGTCGAACCCGATCCGCTCAAGCGCCTCGAAATGGTGATGTCCTTCATGGAAGGCGAGCTGTCGGTGCTGCAGGTGGAGCGCCGCATCCGTGGCCGCGTGAAGCGGCAGATGGAAAAAACGCAGCGCGAATATTACCTCAACGAACAGCTGAAGGCGATCCAGAACGAACTCGGCGATGGCGACGAGGACGGCGGCAACGAGATTGCCGAGCTGACCGAGAAGATCGGCAAGACCAAGCTGTCGAAGGAAGCCAGGGCCAAGGCCGAAAGCGAGCTCAAGAAGCTTAAAGGCATGCAACCGATGAGCGCCGAGGCGACCGTCATCCGCAACTATCTCGACGTGCTGCTCGGCCTGCCGTGGGGCAAGAAGAGCAAGGTCAAGAGGGACATCGGCAAGGCGCAGGAGATCCTCGATGCGGATCACTATGCGCTGGAGAAGGTCAAGGACCGCATTATCGAATACCTCGCCGTGCAGGCGCGTACCAACAAGCTCAAAGGCCCGATCCTGTGCCTCGTCGGCCCTCCGGGTGTCGGCAAGACCTCGCTCGGCAAGTCGATTGCCAAGGCGACGGGACGTGAGTTCATTCGCCAGTCGCTGGGCGGTGTGCGTGACGAAGCCGAAATCCGCGGTCACCGCCGCACCTACATCGGCTCGCTGCCGGGCAAGATCGTCACCAATTTGAAAAAGGCCGGCAAGAACAATCCGCTGTTCCTGCTCGACGAGATCGACAAGCTCGGACAGGACTTCCGCGGCGATCCTGCGTCGGCTTTGCTCGAAGTGCTCGACCCCGAACAGAACAGCAAGTTCCAGGATCACTACCTCGAACTCGATCTCGACCTGTCGGACATCATGTTCGTCACCACGGCGAACAGCCTCAACCTGCCGCAGCCGCTGCTCGACCGCATGGAAATCATCCGGCTCGAAGGTTACACCGAGGACGAGAAGGTCGAAATCGCCCAGCGCCATTTGCTGCGCAAGCAGGTCAAGGACCATGGCCTGAAGGATGGCGAGTTCGAACTGACCGAGGACGCACTGCGCGACCTCATCCGTTATTACACGCGTGAAGCGGGCGTCCGCACTCTCGAGCGCGAACTGGCGCGGCTGGCTCGAAAGAGCTTGCGCAAGATACTCGAGGGCAAGGCGGCCAGCGTCACCATCACGCCCGAAAACCTCTCCGAGTTCGCCGGTGTCCGAAAGTTCAAGCACGGCATGGGCGAGGAAGAGGCGCAGGTGGGCGCAGTTACGGGCCTAGCCTGGACCGAGGTGGGCGGCGAACTGCTGACCATCGAAAGCGTCACCACGCCGGGCAAGGGCGAGATCAAAACTACCGGCAAGCTTGGCGAAGTGATGAACGAAAGCGTCGCCGCCGCCTTCAGCTTCGTGAAGGCGCGCGCCCCGCATTACGGCATCAAGCCCAGCATCTTCCAGCGCAAGAACATCCACATCCACCTTCCCGAAGGGGCGGTGCCGAAGGATGGCCCTTCTGCAGGTATCGGCATGGTCACCTCGATCGTCTCGACGCTGTCGGGCGTGGCGGTGCGCCCTGACGTGGCGATGACCGGCGAGGTCACGCTGCGCGGCCGGGTGCTGGCGATCGGCGGACTGAAGGAAAAGCTCCTCGCAGCGCTTCGCGGCGGCATCAAGAAGGTGCTTATCCCCGAAGAGAACGTGAAGGACCTCGCCGAAATTCCCGAGAACGTGAAGCAGGGGCTGGAGATCGTGCCGGTCGCCCATGTCGACGAGGTGCTCGAGCATGCGCTGACCAGCCTGCCGTCACCGATCGAGTGGACCGAGGCGGACGATCTGGCGAGCCAGCCGGGGCAGGCCCACGGCAGCGCTTCGCCCACCGCGCATTAACAAATGATCTGTTGCGCCGCAGCGAGATGTCTCGCTGCGGCACAACAATAGTGCGTTTCGCCGCAAAATAGAGATTTCAAGCCCAAAAACCGCCGATTTTGGCGGATTTTGCCTTTGACAGCGGGGGCAAAAGCCTCTCAATTCGCTGCTCCCCGGGCGAAGCGATTCACCGGACGACAATTCAAAACTCGATTGAGGGGGTTCTAAAGAGAATGAACAAGAACGATCTGATTGGTGCTGTTGCAGAAGCGAGTGGCCTTTCGAAGAGCGACGCATCGAGCGCCGTCGAAGGCGTGTTCGACGCAATCACCAAGTCGCTGTCGAAGGGCGATGAAGTTCGCCTCGTCGGCTTCGGCACCTTCTCGGTCGCCAAGCGCAAGGCCTCGACCGGCCGCAACCCGCGTACCGGCGAACCGATGAACATCCCCGCTTCGAACCAGCCGAAGTTCAAGGCCGGCAAGGGTCTCAAGGACGCCGTCAACTAAGACGCGCCTTAAAAGCACACGAAAACGCCGCAGCGACCTCCCGGTTGCTGCGGCGTTTTTCTTTTCCGGTAGCGGATCAGTCGAAGGCGATCAGCGCCGTCGGAGCCTGTTCGGTGCGCGGGCTGATTTCCCACACAAGAGACTGTCCGTGCGCGCTGGCCTGGGGACCCTCGTCGGTGTTGTTGGCGAGGATGCGGCCATCGGTGACGATGGTGAAGGTCCCTTCGGGCACTGCGATCTTGCCGATGTCCTTGCCGCTCTCGCCCGACATCTGCGCCAGACCGGCCATGCCCGCCATCATGCCCTGCATCGGATTGCCGCCACCCTGTGCGGCGAAGCCCGGTGCGTCGACGCGGAGCTGGTTGTCGTCGCGCAGCATCACGGTGACGAACATGTTCGCCATCGGCATCTTCTCGATCATGGGGAAGGCGAAGTCGTGGCTCATCCGGCCCGAGATGCGGAAGTCGACATCGAACAGGCCGTCGCCAAGATAGGTTACGTCTTCCCAACCGCGCTGGCGTTCGAGCTTTTCGGCGAGTTCCTGCGCCGCTTCGGGATTGGACGGATCGATCCCGCCCAGCATGGCCTTCATCTCCTCAGCCTTCTTCTTGCGCTCCGCCTCGCGCGCGCTCGCCCCGGCATCCCATTCGGCGCGCTGCTCGTTCACCTCGGCAAGCGTGCATTCGCGCTTCTCGAAATCGTCGTCATAGCACTCGGCCTCGAAGGTCTCTTCCTTGCCCATTTCGGACAGCTTCGAGAGCGCGAGCATCTGGATCTCGCCATCGTAGCTGTAGGAAAAACTGCCATCCTTCATGATGTGCAATTCGCTGGTAAAGGCGCCCGGCGTCAGCAGGCAACCGGACAGGGCCAGCGAGCTCGCCGCAGCGAGGCTGGCTGCGCGCAATTTCATCGGCATCATGGTCAATTCGAATTTCCCCCCGTTAGACGTCAGCCGCGTGTCGCGGCGGCATAGAGCGCAATCGCTGCCGCGTTGGACACGTTAAGGCTTTCGATTTCGTTAGAAATGGGCAGCTTGGCGAGGGCATCGCAATGCGTCTCGATATTGTGCCGCATGCCTTCGCCTTCCGCGCCGAGCACGATCGCGACCGGGCCTGTGGGCAGGGCGTCGGCGAAGGTTGTGTCGGTATGGCCGGTCAGGCCGATCCGCCAGTATCCGGCCTCGGCCATCTCCTCCATCGCACGGGCGAGGTTGACCACCCGGATCCACGGCAGCGTCTCGAGCGCGCCCGAAGCGGACTTCGCGATGACACCGCCTTCGGGCGGAGCGTGGCGGTCCTGCGTCACGAGAGCCGCCGCGTTGAAGGCGACCGCCGAGCGCATGATCGCGCCGACATTGTGCGGGTCGGTTACCTGGTCGAGCACGATGATCGGGCGCGCGGGATCGCCGTCGAGTACTTCGTCGAGGAA
Protein-coding sequences here:
- the rlmB gene encoding 23S rRNA (guanosine(2251)-2'-O)-methyltransferase RlmB, which translates into the protein MAKGERKRALRGRAGRMKGGRGSGRASAGHVRLWGRHAVEAALKNPDRQHRKLWATREGVASLDGELPPDFPVEYADVQDLARLVAKDAPHQGLVLECAALEDRFLDEVLDGDPARPIIVLDQVTDPHNVGAIMRSAVAFNAAALVTQDRHAPPEGGVIAKSASGALETLPWIRVVNLARAMEEMAEAGYWRIGLTGHTDTTFADALPTGPVAIVLGAEGEGMRHNIETHCDALAKLPISNEIESLNVSNAAAIALYAAATRG
- a CDS encoding DNA polymerase III subunit gamma/tau produces the protein MGDSPENTDGLPWETDVEDDAPSAAELEAAGQNSMFGDAPEPQVTPAPSPEPAPMPAPTPVESPAAATPAQDSAEPAQPYRVLARKYRPQTFAELIGQDAMVRTLANAIARDRLAHAFLMTGVRGVGKTSTARLIAKALNCIGPDGEGGPTISPCGVCEPCTAIAEGRHIDVIEMDAASHTGVDDVREIIEAVRYAAVSARYKIYIIDEVHMLSRNAFNALLKTLEEPPAHVKFLFATTEVEKLPVTVLSRTQRFDLRRIPVELLEAHFAEICRKEGVEAEEEALHIVANAAEGSVRDGLSILDQAIAHADMDTGGKVTAERVRDMLGLADRGAQRRLFAHILDGDAKAALAAVDDQYALGVEPLALMRSLMDLTHRIALTQVSGGEAEATTAEEREQLTEWAKRLDVGQVHRLWQLLLKGHEEVRHAPDPLVSARMALLRVLHAAGMPDPGKLAKQLEELAARGPAPAASAGEGGAGAPTATLDWEELIEKVSAAGKLQAESIMRLQIRPISVEMGKLVYTRDAKYGDAIEPVLKDALYAVTETRWQLETGDPALATPSLEEQRQAKAEAAKAAMKEHPMVKAVEAAFPDAEMIEDGADVPPMRREVPWNRRA
- a CDS encoding polyprenyl synthetase family protein; its protein translation is MTADVVPLPRKGPEPSIEPMLALTAQGMNAVNQVILDRMQSEVPLIPALAGHLISGGGKRLRPMLTLAGAELVGYSGTRHHKLAAAVEFIHTATLLHDDVVDGSDLRRGKAAANIIFGNPATVLVGDFLFSRSFELMTEDGSLKVLKILSGASAIIAEGEVDQLTAQRKIDTSEERYLGIIRAKTAALFAAASRIAAVVAECSEEEEQALDEYGRNLGVAFQLVDDALDYDSNAAEMGKDRGDDFREGKMTLPVILAYARGSEEEREFWKAAIAGFRTTDADLDEAIRLIEAHNAVADTKARARHFAQRAIDALSIFPDGKARRAMTQAALFAVSRGY
- a CDS encoding YbaB/EbfC family nucleoid-associated protein, which codes for MKSMEEMIAAAQKAAETIQTQMNEAQAKLDTIEVEGAAGGGLVKVRATARGRIIGVEIDESLMKPEEKQMVEDLVAAAFNDARDKADRKSAEEMQAIQGGMGLPPGMNIPGLG
- the hrpB gene encoding ATP-dependent helicase HrpB; amino-acid sequence: MADDLPIHAVLPDLLAALRESSGAVLVAPPGAGKTTAVAPALLDQEWCSGTVILTSPRRVAARAAAERMAQMLGEKPGETVGYLTRLDSKRSSKTRVLVVTEAIFVNRILDDPELEGVSAVLFDEAHERHLDSDLGLALALETQGVLREELRVLVMSATIDGARFAALMGGDTPVIESEGRAYPLEIRWLGSSPQARVEDAMTSAIATAWKEQEGDILAFLPGVGEIERTRERLAERLPSALVLPLHGQVQPAEQRAAIRRDPKGRRRIVLATAIAETSLTLEGVSVVVDAGLSRRAEFDRAAGTTHLVTHRASQAAAAQRAGRAARQGPGVAYRLWEEGGHAGRPQFDPPEMETADLAPLVLDLAKWGTSDPASLQWLDPPPVASVAAARATLVGLGALDAEGRITERGKQLASLPLDPASAAMLLFGAEHGSAAKAARLALLLQERGLGGRGEDLEARLLRWNEDRGARAEASRKLAGRWAMLAEKLVASGNRDNIPAAILLAAGRLEFIAKRRDASGESWIASGGRGFMLDPASPLARAEFLVIGDAQGQAKGARITSAIALEQADLEHWLGERIEKRSVLRWKQDRVEARLEKRLGAITLASGPDPSPDSAALVDILVGKALENPAKLIPAELQARAAFIGLDAFSSDKLAETADLWLAPLLEGRRDLDLPKGRLVDALLGLLDWNDRQRLDSEAPREFTSPAGTTHRIDYTGDDAPSVEVRVQALFGLERHPMIGDTPLFLKLTSPAGRPIQSTRDLPGFWRGSWDDVRKDMKGRYPKHRWPEEPWAEKPSLKTKNAFSKSGG
- a CDS encoding HU family DNA-binding protein, which gives rise to MNKNDLIGAVAEASGLSKSDASSAVEGVFDAITKSLSKGDEVRLVGFGTFSVAKRKASTGRNPRTGEPMNIPASNQPKFKAGKGLKDAVN
- a CDS encoding DUF4188 domain-containing protein; this encodes MSIVKGRMTAEFSGPLVVFLIGMRINHFHKFSKWWPVFRSMGPMLEELSANPQSGFLGTEFAFCSLRQVMLLQYWKDFESLERYARSHDEKHWPAWTAFNRNVGSDGTVGIYHETYAVDGGAYETVYGNMPAFGLGKVAGLVPATGSRNEARDRMRVSNQS
- a CDS encoding ETC complex I subunit encodes the protein MAARIYQRPQSAMQSGKARTDEWVLEFEQSEARRADPLMGWTGSGDTQAQVQLKFPSKDEAKAYAEKYGIAARVHATPPHSLKLQAYADNFR
- the lon gene encoding endopeptidase La, whose protein sequence is MTETFPLLPLRDIVVFPGMVVPLFVGRDKSVAALEVAMEGSKDIFLLSQLDPGCDDPEGRDLYDTGVIAQVLQLLKLPDGTVRVLVEGQARAKLHELRAVGDYVAADVTEIEEPTASGTEISAMMRQVVEQFGEYAKLNKKIGEDAAEQLAEVDDAGELADTIAAAIQAKVSDKQSLLVEPDPLKRLEMVMSFMEGELSVLQVERRIRGRVKRQMEKTQREYYLNEQLKAIQNELGDGDEDGGNEIAELTEKIGKTKLSKEARAKAESELKKLKGMQPMSAEATVIRNYLDVLLGLPWGKKSKVKRDIGKAQEILDADHYALEKVKDRIIEYLAVQARTNKLKGPILCLVGPPGVGKTSLGKSIAKATGREFIRQSLGGVRDEAEIRGHRRTYIGSLPGKIVTNLKKAGKNNPLFLLDEIDKLGQDFRGDPASALLEVLDPEQNSKFQDHYLELDLDLSDIMFVTTANSLNLPQPLLDRMEIIRLEGYTEDEKVEIAQRHLLRKQVKDHGLKDGEFELTEDALRDLIRYYTREAGVRTLERELARLARKSLRKILEGKAASVTITPENLSEFAGVRKFKHGMGEEEAQVGAVTGLAWTEVGGELLTIESVTTPGKGEIKTTGKLGEVMNESVAAAFSFVKARAPHYGIKPSIFQRKNIHIHLPEGAVPKDGPSAGIGMVTSIVSTLSGVAVRPDVAMTGEVTLRGRVLAIGGLKEKLLAALRGGIKKVLIPEENVKDLAEIPENVKQGLEIVPVAHVDEVLEHALTSLPSPIEWTEADDLASQPGQAHGSASPTAH